In Oscillatoria sp. FACHB-1407, the genomic stretch GTCTAAATTAGTCATTTGTGCGGCGATCGCACTTCATCTCAGGGAGTTAGCCAGGTGGATGAATCAGCCGTATCGCTAGACCTACGGTAATTTCACCTGATTGGACTCCTCCACTGGCATGAAGGCAACAATTGCCCACAAATGTCAGTCTAGATAGATATATTAGATACCACGTTGCCTAGACCCCCTAATCCAAGAAGGGCCGTGGAGCAGTGCCCCCGGTCAGGGTTTCTCCCCTGTACTCCTGCTAACCAATCTGGTTATTCCATATCAGACGGAGAAAGGTCTGATTTTGAGCCTGTTTTGAGGTGAGATGCAATGAAACGTCAAGTTTTAATCGCTACAACGGTTTTACTGACTCTGGCTGGAGGATTTGCGCCAGAGTCGATCGCCGCATCGATACCAGTCACAGGGGACAGCAGTCAAACAGCGAAGGCGGAGGATGCCACACCTTCCGGAGTAAAGCAAAACGCCAATCGCGATCGCCAACGGCAGCAGGAAGCAGCCCGCCGCGAACGCGAACGCCAGCGTCAAGCCGAGATGCAAGAGCAGTGGCAGGACGATCAAGAGGATGATGACGATCGTCGAGATGATGACTGGTGGCGCGATCGCAATGATGATCGGTGGGATGACAGCGAAGACTATTGGGAAGACGGAGAAACCCAGCAAGAGCGCGATCGCGAAGAATGGGAAGAGCAACGGGGCGATCGGGATTGGCAACAACGCCAAAACTCCCGCTATTGGGAGGAACAACGCCGGGATTGGGAGAACCAGCGTCGCGACTGGGAATATCGCAATGACTGGTGGCGCAGCAATGGGGAAACCAACTGGCAAAGTACAGTTCCTGTTCCGACTTACGCCTATGAGGGCACACGATTAGAACTCACCTCTTTATCACAGGAGTGGGTTACCGTTTCGATTGAGAGTGTCCATGGTGAACACGAACTTTCCTTCACAGGAAGCAATTCTCAACAGACTGTCTACCTGGCTCCAGGGGCTTATCGCCTGCGATTTCGCCCGACCTTAAGCAGTCGTCCCTGGCGATCGGGCTATCTGGAAGTAGGGCAGACCAACTTTATTCGAGTCGTTTTTGACCAGAGCCGAGGCTTGGTCCAGGTCTACGACGCTCCTTCTGCCTGGGTTTCTGAATAAGCAGAGTCATCCTGGCAGGAACGCCTGCTTCTGTACTCCTACGGTCATCAGTTCCACAACGATCGCTAAAAAAGAGGGTAGTTCATCACTACCCTCTCTCTGTTTTTCTGACCAGAGCTATATCAGGGGCGATCGCACCAACCCTTAACCCAACAGGGCTTTGGCACGGGCTACGACGTTATCAACGGTGTAGCCAAATTTTTCCATCACAACCCCACCAGGAGCAGAAGCCCCAAAGCGATCGACGCTGACAGAGTCACCATCACTGGTAGTGTAACGGCACCAGCCAAAGCTCGATCCTGCTTCTACTGCCAGACGCTTGGTAACAGCTTTGGGCAACACCGACTCTCGGTAAGCGGCATCTTGCTCTTCAAACAATTCCCAGGAGGGCAGAGACACAACGCGAACTTTTGTGCCTTCGCTGGCTAGCTTTTCAGCCGCTTTAATCGTCAAGCCCAACTCCGACCCAGTACCGATCAGGATCAGATCAGGAGTCCCCTCAGAATCAACAACAACGTATCCACCCTTTGTCGCACCCTCGATAGAAGTAACAGACAGGCTTTCAACGTTTTGACGCGATAACGCAAGCAGGGTTGGACGATTTTGCTTAGCGTAGGTGATGGCAATCTTGTAAGCCGCAGAGGTTTCGTTGCCATCTGCCGGACGAATCACCGTCAGACTGGGAATTGCCCGCAGAGATGCCAATGTCTCGACAGGTTGGTGAGTCGGACCGTCTTCCCCTTGACCAATCGAATCATGGGTCATGACCCAAATAGATCCTGCCTCGGACAGGGCTGAGAGACGAATTGCCGCCCGCATGTAGTCAGTAAAGATCAGGAAGGTTGCACCATAGGGGATTAGCCCGGAACCGTGCAGGGCAATCCCGTTGTTGATCGCACCCATGCCATGTTCCCGCACACCATAGTGAACGTTACGGTTGGCGTATTGACCCTTCTGGAAGTCACCAAAGCCTTTCAGTTCAGTCAAGTTGGAGTGAGTCAGGTCAGCCGAACCCCCAATCAATTCAGGCAGCACAGGAGCTAGCTTGTTGAGAACGATCTCAGAATACTTGCGGGTTGCTAGCGATTTGTCTTCAGCCGTGTAGGTGGGTAATACGGAGTCCCAACCATCGGGCAACTTGCCACTGAGGAGACGCTCAAACTCAGCTGCCTCTTGAGGATACTTTGCTTTGAAATCTGCAAGCGTCTTGTTCCACTCGGATTCATACTGAGCACCCCGCTCAACGGCTTTGCGGGTATGCTTGAGCACATCATCAGGAATCACAAAGGGTTCATACTCCCAGCCCAAGTTGGTGCGGGTGGCTTTCACTTCATCGCCACCTAACGCTGCACCGTGGACTCCAGCGGTGTTGGCTTTGTTAGGAGAACCGTAACCAATGGTGGTTGTCACTTTAATCATGGAAGGCTTGTCTGTGACCGCCTTTGCTTCTTCGATCGCCTTAGCAATACCTTCTAAATCGTTGTTTCCATCTGCAACGTGCAAAACGTGCCAACCGTAGGACTCAAATCGCTTGCTAACATCTTCAGTGAAGGCGATATCGGTCGAGCCGTCGATGGAAATATGGTTGTCATCATAGAGGGCAATCAGTTTACCAAGCCCATAGTGACCTGCGAGCGAGCACGCCTCACCCGATACCCCTTCCATGTTGCAGCCATCACCCAAAATCACGTAGGTGTAGTGGTCAACTAGCGTGACATCAGGCTTGTTATATTTGGCTGCCAGGTGAGCTTCAGCCATCGCTAATCCAACCGCATTTGCAATGCCCTGACCCAGAGGCCCAGTTGTTACTTCAACCCCTGCTGTCTCAAAGTTTTCGGGGTGACCGGGAGTTTTAGAACCCCACTGACGAAACTGCTTAATGTCCTCAATTGTGACGCTGTCATAGCCTGCAAGATAAAGCAGGGCATACTGTAACATACAGCCGTGACCAGCGGACAATACAAAGCGATCGCGGTTAAACCATTTTGGATTTTTGGGATTAAACCGCATAAACTTGTCCCACAGGACATACGCCATCGGAGCAGCCCCCATTGGCAGTCCAGGGTGACCAGACTTAGCTTTTTCTACAGCATCGACCGCCAGAAAACGGATCGAGTTAATACAAAGTTGATCGAGCGATTGGGTTGCGACAGCCATGATCTCTTCTACTCAACGACGGTGTGACAGTACATTCATCATCCCACTGGCGGGATTTAGGGGCAATAATCCGTTCAGCGTTAACAAACAGCAATCAAAAATAGAGCGATAGCCAGACTATTTAGGAGAAGGAAGCGTGGGGTTTAAGCCCTGGATCAGGGTTCATCCCTGCACCCTGTCCTTAACGCAAGGACTACGGCTATAACAAATCGAATTTCTCGGTAATTTGGTAAGTAACTATACCTACTATTAATAGCTTATAGTCTATGTCTATCCTTGCCAACGATCGATTTTTAATCTCTTGATAAAGTCCTGGCGGTTGATGGATAAGCACTGAGCGGACTAACACTAGATGGACTAATTAAGAGTGGGTAGATGACCAACACTCTACCCACTATTGGCAATTTCCCGCTTTAGCACAAACGGTTAGTGACTGAACTTACGAAACACGAGTGTGACGTTGTGACCTCCAAAGCCAAATGAATTGGACAGAGCCACTTCGACAGGTTGTTGGCGACTGTGGTTGGGAATGTAATCTAAATCGCAATCGGGGTCAGGATTCTCCAGGTTAATTGTGGGAGGAACATGATCATGTTTGACTGCCATGACCGCAGCGACGGCTTCGATGCCACCTGAGCCACCCAACAAATGCCCCGTCATAGACTTCGTGGAACTGATGGCAACCTGACGAGCATGATCTCCCAAGGCGGTCTTGATCGCCGCTGTTTCGGTCGAGTCGTTAGCAGGGGTGCTCGTACCGTGGGCGTTGATGTAACTGACCTGGTCGGGAGTGATTTTGGCATCTTTAATTGCCAACTGAATTGCTCTAGCGGCTCCCTCTCCGCCTGGAACAGGAGATGTCATGTGGTAAGCGTCGCAGGTCATGCCATAGCCGATGATCTCAGCATAGATTTTGGCACCCCGGCTAAGGGCATGTTCTAGCTCCTCTAGAATGAGAATGCCTGCACCTTCTCCCATCACGAACCCATCGCGATCGCGATCAAAGGGGCGACAGGCGTGTGCCGGGTCATCATTGCGAGTGGACAGTGCTCGTGCCGCCGCAAACCCAGCATACGCCAGGGGAGTCACCGCTGCCTCTGCGCCACCACAGATCATGGCTTGCGCATAGCCCCGTTGCACCAGGCGGAATGCGTCACCTACAGCATTTGAACCGGCGGCACAGGCGGTTACAGGGCAGGAGTTGGGTCCCTTAGCACCCACATGAATGGCAGTTAAACCTGCCGCCATGTTGGCAATCATCATGGGCACCATGAACGGGCTACAGCGATCGGGACCACGGGTTAAGTAGACCTCTTGCTGGTCTTCCATCACCTTCAAGCCACCGATGCCAGTGCCGATCATGACACCAACTTGCTCAGCATTGAGGTCATTAATAACAAACCCCGCATCAGCGATCGCCTGTTTACTCGCCGCTACCGCAAACTGTGAGAAGCGATCCATGCGCTTGGCATCCTTGCGATCCATATAGGCATGGGGGTCAAACCCTTTGACCTCTCCTGCAATTCGACTATCGTGGCGCGACGCATCAAATAAAGTGATAGGCGCAATCCCATTGCGTCCACTTCGCAATCCGTCCCAATATTCAGCCAGAGTGTTGCCAATGGGGGTAATTGCACCCAATCCAGTGATTACAACACGCTTATATTCAGAATCAGCACTTGTCATGACAGCAGCTTTAAGGATTCAAGATGGAATCAGGGTTTGGAGTTGGAACGACCACCTCTAACCCAGAATCCGAATAACATTGGTTCAGGGGTCAGGAATTGAACGCACTAAGCACCTGACACCCAAACCCCAAACGCTGAAGTTAAGCAGCAACCTTGCCGTCAATGTAGTCCACTGCCGCTTGAACGGTCGCAATGCCTTCAGCCGCTTCATCGGGAATTTCAATATCAAACTCTTCTTCTAACGCCATCACGAGTTCAACGGTGTCGAGAGAGTCAGCACCCAAGTCGTTGGCAAAACTGGCTTCGGGTTTCACCTCACTCGTTTCGACACCCAACTGTTCAGACACAATTTCTTGAACTTTTTTAAGAATTTCCTCGCGGCTCATAATTATCCCTTCTTGCTCGGACGCAATATTTAGCTAACTGGACTACACGACCAACTGCCACAAACCTACCTGAAAACCTCTAGCAATGGGAGTTAGACTCCCACAGACGTCTACAGGAGTTTTGGGCATTTCTAAATCTTATCCGAAAGAGTGACGGGATTGCGGTTAAAAGGATGAAGGATGAAGGATAAAAAGATCGAGGTCGTTTTTCTTTTTGTATTCTTAATTGTTTATCTTTGAGCCTTTTTAGTTAATGTCTTCCAGCTTGATGCGCGGGTCAACAGCCTTTAGTAAGAAGTCTGCCAGCAAATTACCCAGGATAAGCATGACACCACCCATCATCAGGCTTGCCATGACTAGATATAGATCTCTGGCGGTCACCGCTTGCAAAATTAATCGCCCCAATCCAGGCCAGTTGAAATAGTTTTCAGTGATAAACGCACCTCCTAACAAGCCTGCAAATTCAAACCCTAGCAGGGTCATCAGGGGGTTGACTGCATTCCGCAAGGCATGGACGTAGATGACGCGGTTTTCAGGCAAGCCTTTAGCGCGAGCCGTCTGAATATAGTCTTGCCGCAATACGTCCAATAATTCACCACGCATGATTCGCTGTAGCCCTGCAAAACTGGTGATGCTCAGAGCAAGTGTTGGCAAGATCAGGTGCCATGCCACGTCCAACACCTTACCCAGGGGAGTGAGGTCAGCGTGGTCGATGCTAGTCATGCCACCAATCGGAAACAGGGGTGAGGTGTTTTGCGCCAATGTTAGCAGGAGCAACCCTGTAATCAGGGTGGGAAATCCCTGACCGATATAGCTGATGACCCGCAAAATGCGATCGCTCCATCGGTTTTGCTCAACCGCTCCAATAATGCCCAGGGGAATGGCGATCGCCCATGTCAATATCATCGACGAGAGAGATAACAACACTGTATTAGGGATTCGTTCCCACAGGAGGGATGTTACCGATCGCTGATAGGCAAAACTCCGTCCAAAATCACCCTTTGTGACAATCTGCCGCAACCAAAGGAAATATTGCTCAATCGGATGCTTATCTAACCCAAACTGGGCTTCCAGACTTTTGAGCGTTTGCTCGTCAATTTGAGGATTTTGCCGCAAGGTATCGAGATAATCCCCAGGAGCCAATTGGATAATAAAAAAGCTCAGGGCAGAAGCCAACAACAACGTCAATAAGGCTTGCAACAGCCGTTTCACCAGATATACCGTTGTTTCACTGGTGATGGCATGGATAAAGCCACTGCTGATAGATTGAAACCGCTGTTGCAGCGATGAAGCTCTATTCGAAGTCATGGAGGCTATCGAGTCAAACCGGACTCACGTCGATACTACTGACAAGGTTGAATAATCAAGTTGCTAATATTGCACAAGGGTAATCACCGGAGCCTCCGGCAGATTTTTGCGTCCCTCTAAAAAGGTTAACTCAATCACAAAGGCAAAGCCCGCTAACTCAGCCCCAGTTTGTTGAATCAGTTTGGCAGTAGCTGCCGCCGTTCCACCCGTCGCGATCAGGTCATCCACAATTAACACGCGGCTACCGGGATGAAAAGCATCCTGATGCATTTCCAGGCGATCGGTTCCATACTCCAACTCATATTCTACCGAGTGAATCGCGGCTGGTAGCTTGCCCGGTTTGCGAACTGGGATAAATCCTTTCTCTAATTTGCACGCCAGTGGAGTGCCAAAGATAAACCCTCGTGACTCCATACCAACAACATAGTCGATGGACAGATGGCTTACCTTTTCGGCGAGCAGGTCAATGGTGTAACACAATCCCTGGGGGTTGTTTAACAGGGTTGTAATATCTCGAAATAAGATACCGGGTTTTGGAAAATCGGGAACATCACGAATCAGAGATTTGAGATCCATAAATCAGGATGGGATGAAGGGTCGTAGCAATAGTATCACCATTGGTTAATGGTCAATGGTCAACCGTTAACGGTTAGGAGTTTTTAGTGCTTAGTACTGCTATTCATGGATAGGGTTTGGAAATAAAACCAGGGGGTATGGGGGCTGCGCCCCCAGCCAGGGGTTCCACCCCTGCACCCCAAATTCCCACCCTTATTTACGACGAGTTGTACTTAGGAATGGGAATGATAGCCGTGGTCACTTGGGTTAGGTCTGACTTTTGAATTGACCGCTTCAACTCAAAATTTATTGCTCAAAACGTATCTACCCATCTACTCCTTAATGCCGCTAAAGTTTTGAAACCAGCCTTTTTTCCAAAAGTAGAGAACCAGTCCCAGGGCAATCACCCCCATCACGCCAAGACACAATGGATAGCCCCAATACCAGTTCAACTCTGGCATATTCCAGGGCGATCGCTCCGTGTTGAAGTTCATTCCATAGATTCCAGCAATAAAGGTCAAAGGGATGAAAATCGTCGAAATAATCGTCAATAATTTCATCACTTCGTTCATGCGATTACTGACTGAGGAGAGATAGACATCCATCAAGCTAGATGCCAGTTCGCGATACGTTTCCACCATGTCTAACACTTGCACCGAGTGGTCATAACAATCCCTCAAGTAAATTCGCACTTCATCACTGACCAGAGGGCTACTATCACGAATGATGGCGTTAATAGCATCCCGTTGAGGCCATATTGCCCGGCGCAACGTTAGCAATTGTCGCTTCAACTCATAGATCTTCTCCAGAGTTTGGTGGGTGGGGCACATCACCACTTCGTCCTCCAGTTCTTCGATGCGCTCACCATAGGTTTCCAAAACTGGGAAAAAGCCATCAACGATGGTGTCCAGGAGGGTATACGCCAAATAGTCTGCTTTGTGTTTGCGAATGGTACCTTTTGACGTCCGAATGCGATCGCGGACTGGGTTGAAGGTGTCGTACTCTGGTTCCTCCTGTACCGTCAGCAAATAATGTTTTCCCAATATGAAACTTACTTGCTCGCTGACAAATCCATTGCCGCTCTGCTTGGGAATGACCATCCGAGCAATAATTAACAACTGATCCTCATATTCCTCCACCTTGGGGCGTTGAGGCACGTTCACGACATCCTCTAGCACCAGGGGATGCAGGCTAAAGACCCGCCCCAACCGCTGCAAAATATCTTCACTGCCAAGCCCTTGCACATCCACCCAGGACACAGATTCCGTATCCAGGTAAGGTGTGCAATCCTCTGGGGCTTGAATCTGCACACGAGCTGCCATCTCCTCGGAATAGTCGATCAGGACAATTGAGGGGATGGGTGCATCGTCTTCAATGGTGAGTGTTCCGGGTAGGCTGCCTGGCTCGTGATACGAGTAGTCAACATAAGACTCTTGTTCCTCCTCATCCTCTATCTCGTTCAATCGGAGAGAAGTTTTAGCCGTTTTACGTAGCAGTTTTACTGGGTCAGAAGTCATAAACGATGTTTGAGAGAACGCAGGAAATTTGTCGGCGATTGAATGAAATTAGGCGGTTTGGAGCGATTAGAGCTTCTAAATCAGTAGCCAGAATCACTCTTCTGATTGAGGTAGAGTCCTGCCCAAGGTAGAACTGCCTGATCCAGCCTGTGAGTTACGTTCAGGATATCTAAATAAACTACTCAAAACTGAGTTAGTAAATTTTGATTCACCATTTCTTTTGAATCGCCATTCTAGCCGAGTTCTATAAAAAACCATGAGAAACTCAACTGATCGGGATGTGGTCGAGCGCGACCTGGAGATACGTAGAGAGAGCCAAATTGCTCGCGACAACGCCAATGCAGCCGGTAGTTTTGCTCTAGGGATTGCCTTGATTTCCCTTGTTGGGGTTGTTATTGCGATGTTTGTCTTTGATCAGGGTAACGAGCCAACGGCTCCTGCTCAACAGCAACAACCCCCTGACGTAAATATCACCGTTCCTTCACCCGTAGCTCCAGAAGCACCCATCGTGCCTGATGCTCCAGATATTAATATCCAGGTGCCTGAAAGTCAGGCTCCTGTCGCCCCTCAGCCTGTCGCACCCGAACCTGAAGCGGTTGCA encodes the following:
- the tkt gene encoding transketolase, whose amino-acid sequence is MAVATQSLDQLCINSIRFLAVDAVEKAKSGHPGLPMGAAPMAYVLWDKFMRFNPKNPKWFNRDRFVLSAGHGCMLQYALLYLAGYDSVTIEDIKQFRQWGSKTPGHPENFETAGVEVTTGPLGQGIANAVGLAMAEAHLAAKYNKPDVTLVDHYTYVILGDGCNMEGVSGEACSLAGHYGLGKLIALYDDNHISIDGSTDIAFTEDVSKRFESYGWHVLHVADGNNDLEGIAKAIEEAKAVTDKPSMIKVTTTIGYGSPNKANTAGVHGAALGGDEVKATRTNLGWEYEPFVIPDDVLKHTRKAVERGAQYESEWNKTLADFKAKYPQEAAEFERLLSGKLPDGWDSVLPTYTAEDKSLATRKYSEIVLNKLAPVLPELIGGSADLTHSNLTELKGFGDFQKGQYANRNVHYGVREHGMGAINNGIALHGSGLIPYGATFLIFTDYMRAAIRLSALSEAGSIWVMTHDSIGQGEDGPTHQPVETLASLRAIPSLTVIRPADGNETSAAYKIAITYAKQNRPTLLALSRQNVESLSVTSIEGATKGGYVVVDSEGTPDLILIGTGSELGLTIKAAEKLASEGTKVRVVSLPSWELFEEQDAAYRESVLPKAVTKRLAVEAGSSFGWCRYTTSDGDSVSVDRFGASAPGGVVMEKFGYTVDNVVARAKALLG
- a CDS encoding ABC transporter permease, which translates into the protein MTSNRASSLQQRFQSISSGFIHAITSETTVYLVKRLLQALLTLLLASALSFFIIQLAPGDYLDTLRQNPQIDEQTLKSLEAQFGLDKHPIEQYFLWLRQIVTKGDFGRSFAYQRSVTSLLWERIPNTVLLSLSSMILTWAIAIPLGIIGAVEQNRWSDRILRVISYIGQGFPTLITGLLLLTLAQNTSPLFPIGGMTSIDHADLTPLGKVLDVAWHLILPTLALSITSFAGLQRIMRGELLDVLRQDYIQTARAKGLPENRVIYVHALRNAVNPLMTLLGFEFAGLLGGAFITENYFNWPGLGRLILQAVTARDLYLVMASLMMGGVMLILGNLLADFLLKAVDPRIKLEDIN
- the fabF gene encoding beta-ketoacyl-ACP synthase II, with amino-acid sequence MTSADSEYKRVVITGLGAITPIGNTLAEYWDGLRSGRNGIAPITLFDASRHDSRIAGEVKGFDPHAYMDRKDAKRMDRFSQFAVAASKQAIADAGFVINDLNAEQVGVMIGTGIGGLKVMEDQQEVYLTRGPDRCSPFMVPMMIANMAAGLTAIHVGAKGPNSCPVTACAAGSNAVGDAFRLVQRGYAQAMICGGAEAAVTPLAYAGFAAARALSTRNDDPAHACRPFDRDRDGFVMGEGAGILILEELEHALSRGAKIYAEIIGYGMTCDAYHMTSPVPGGEGAARAIQLAIKDAKITPDQVSYINAHGTSTPANDSTETAAIKTALGDHARQVAISSTKSMTGHLLGGSGGIEAVAAVMAVKHDHVPPTINLENPDPDCDLDYIPNHSRQQPVEVALSNSFGFGGHNVTLVFRKFSH
- a CDS encoding adenine phosphoribosyltransferase, encoding MDLKSLIRDVPDFPKPGILFRDITTLLNNPQGLCYTIDLLAEKVSHLSIDYVVGMESRGFIFGTPLACKLEKGFIPVRKPGKLPAAIHSVEYELEYGTDRLEMHQDAFHPGSRVLIVDDLIATGGTAAATAKLIQQTGAELAGFAFVIELTFLEGRKNLPEAPVITLVQY
- the corA gene encoding magnesium/cobalt transporter CorA, with product MTSDPVKLLRKTAKTSLRLNEIEDEEEQESYVDYSYHEPGSLPGTLTIEDDAPIPSIVLIDYSEEMAARVQIQAPEDCTPYLDTESVSWVDVQGLGSEDILQRLGRVFSLHPLVLEDVVNVPQRPKVEEYEDQLLIIARMVIPKQSGNGFVSEQVSFILGKHYLLTVQEEPEYDTFNPVRDRIRTSKGTIRKHKADYLAYTLLDTIVDGFFPVLETYGERIEELEDEVVMCPTHQTLEKIYELKRQLLTLRRAIWPQRDAINAIIRDSSPLVSDEVRIYLRDCYDHSVQVLDMVETYRELASSLMDVYLSSVSNRMNEVMKLLTIISTIFIPLTFIAGIYGMNFNTERSPWNMPELNWYWGYPLCLGVMGVIALGLVLYFWKKGWFQNFSGIKE
- the acpP gene encoding acyl carrier protein translates to MSREEILKKVQEIVSEQLGVETSEVKPEASFANDLGADSLDTVELVMALEEEFDIEIPDEAAEGIATVQAAVDYIDGKVAA